GTTCACGCGGCGCGCGCAGAGGAGCCTATTTCCGCCCGAGCGTCGGTTCGGCCACGCCGTTGCCCGCCGCGACATCGTCCAGCTCTTCGAGGATGGCGCGGTGCGCGCCGTCGTCTGCACGCGAGCGCTGGGGAATGGACCCGTCGGCCAGCATCGCGTTGAGCGCCGAACGCGCCCGGCCAACGCGGCTCTTGATGGTGCCGACCGCGCAACCGCAGATCGTCGCCGCCTCTTCGTAGGAGAAGCCCCCGGCCCCGACCAGCAACAGCGCCTCGCGCCGTTCCGGGGGAAGGGTCAGCAAGGCACGGTGCATGTCCGACAGGTGGATCGGCTCCTCCTGCCCCGCCGGCGCGGTCAGGATCCGTTCGGCCACCGTCTCGTCGTAATCGCCGCGAAAGCGGTTGCGCCGCATATCGGTGAGATAGGCGTTGCGCAGGATCACGAAGGTCCACGCCCGCATGCTGGTGCCCGGTTCGAACCGCTCCTGCGCGGCCCATGCCTTCAGCAACGCTTCCTGCACCAGATCGTCAGCCATGTCCGGGCGCCCGCACAGGCCGCGCGCGAAAGCACGCAGGTGTGGTACGACTTCCGTCAGCTCACGTTTGAAATCGGCCTTTTCGGCGGCCGTTCGTTTCGTCGAACTCATCCCTGCCC
Above is a genomic segment from Erythrobacter sp. 3-20A1M containing:
- a CDS encoding sigma-70 family RNA polymerase sigma factor — its product is MSSTKRTAAEKADFKRELTEVVPHLRAFARGLCGRPDMADDLVQEALLKAWAAQERFEPGTSMRAWTFVILRNAYLTDMRRNRFRGDYDETVAERILTAPAGQEEPIHLSDMHRALLTLPPERREALLLVGAGGFSYEEAATICGCAVGTIKSRVGRARSALNAMLADGSIPQRSRADDGAHRAILEELDDVAAGNGVAEPTLGRK